A genomic region of Bosea sp. 124 contains the following coding sequences:
- a CDS encoding bifunctional riboflavin kinase/FAD synthetase, which yields MISPADAPSSFVLELDKPIPAALRGRVMALGNFDGVHRGHAELAREAVELAERLGRMPAVLTFEPHPRSVFRPEQPVFRLTPPAVKTELLAQLGLPLTFVLPFSRDIAAIHAEAFVDDLLLGKLGAAGLVCGFDFHFGQGRSGSPEMLEARAMVDAAPVVVVPPYAFAGETVSSTLIRTALEQGDVARAAEFLGRPWFVRGVVAHGDKRGRDLGYPTANMHLARDCRLKHGIYAVRMKIDGVWHDGVASFGSRPTFDDGAPRLETFVFDFSGDLYGRQVDVAFVSWLRGEAKFDSLDALVAQMDADSLRARDILAGTPPFLP from the coding sequence ATGATCTCTCCTGCCGACGCACCTTCAAGCTTCGTGCTCGAACTCGACAAGCCGATCCCGGCCGCATTGCGCGGCCGGGTCATGGCGCTCGGCAATTTCGATGGCGTCCATCGCGGCCATGCCGAACTCGCCCGCGAGGCCGTCGAACTTGCGGAGCGACTGGGGCGCATGCCGGCCGTGCTGACCTTCGAGCCGCATCCGCGCAGCGTGTTTCGCCCCGAGCAGCCGGTCTTCCGGCTGACGCCGCCGGCAGTGAAGACGGAGCTGCTGGCGCAGCTCGGGCTGCCACTGACCTTCGTGCTGCCCTTCAGCCGCGACATCGCTGCGATCCATGCCGAGGCCTTCGTCGACGATCTGCTGCTCGGCAAACTCGGGGCGGCCGGGCTGGTCTGCGGCTTCGATTTCCATTTCGGGCAGGGGCGCAGTGGCTCGCCGGAGATGCTGGAGGCGCGTGCGATGGTCGATGCGGCCCCCGTCGTGGTCGTGCCGCCCTATGCCTTTGCCGGCGAGACGGTCTCCTCGACGCTGATCCGCACGGCGCTGGAACAGGGCGATGTCGCCCGCGCCGCAGAATTCCTCGGCCGGCCCTGGTTCGTGCGTGGCGTAGTCGCCCATGGCGACAAGCGCGGGCGCGATCTCGGCTACCCCACCGCCAACATGCATCTTGCCCGCGACTGCCGGCTGAAGCACGGCATCTATGCGGTGCGCATGAAGATCGACGGCGTCTGGCATGACGGCGTCGCCAGCTTCGGCAGCCGGCCGACCTTCGATGACGGCGCGCCGCGGCTGGAGACCTTCGTCTTCGACTTTTCGGGCGATCTCTACGGCAGGCAGGTCGATGTCGCCTTCGTCTCCTGGCTGCGCGGCGAGGCGAAGTTCGACTCGCTCGACGCACTGGTCGCGCAGATGGACGCCGACAGCCTGCGGGCGCGCGACATCCTCGCCGGGACGCCGCCCTTCCTTCCGTAG
- a CDS encoding MaoC family dehydratase has protein sequence MTSALYTVHAFEDLAIGQSESLMRTVMERDVSLFADLSGDANPIHLCDRYAASTKFGQRIAHGMLTASLVSALLGTRLPGPGAVYLSQTLTFLAPVKIGDVVTARVEVIELVAERRRARLFCECLVDGKAVLEGEAWVALPPPRPRN, from the coding sequence ATGACCAGCGCGCTCTACACCGTCCATGCCTTCGAGGATCTGGCTATCGGCCAGAGCGAAAGCCTGATGCGCACGGTGATGGAGCGCGACGTTTCGCTGTTCGCCGACCTCTCGGGCGACGCCAATCCGATCCATCTCTGCGACCGCTATGCCGCCTCGACCAAGTTCGGCCAGCGCATCGCTCATGGCATGCTGACCGCGAGCCTCGTCTCGGCACTGCTCGGCACGCGCCTGCCCGGTCCCGGCGCGGTCTATCTGTCGCAGACCCTGACCTTCCTCGCGCCGGTGAAGATCGGCGACGTCGTCACAGCCCGTGTCGAGGTGATCGAGCTGGTGGCCGAGCGCCGCCGCGCGCGGCTGTTCTGCGAGTGTCTGGTCGACGGCAAGGCCGTCCTGGAGGGCGAGGCCTGGGTCGCCCTGCCGCCGCCCCGGCCGAGGAACTGA
- a CDS encoding TIGR01459 family HAD-type hydrolase yields MPPSEIAATRPLPGFSDIADRFDLCLCDVWGVVHNGVAAFQGAVEALVAMRERGITVVLVTNAPRPCSVIGEQLASFDVPASAWDEIVTSGDVCRALIRERAGRPMFRLGPERDLPLVAGLDAPEVAPEAAEYVLCTGLRDDETDTAETYAGLLDGFAARGLEMICANPDLVVERGGRIVPCAGSVALAYEERGGKVVYAGKPHRPIYEAALAIAEEKRGAPIARDRICAIGDAIRTDIAGADAFGATGIMVLAGIHAQDLMEASWDQRHGWFRRQSHRPVYALPHLVW; encoded by the coding sequence TTGCCGCCATCCGAGATCGCCGCCACCCGCCCCCTGCCGGGCTTTTCCGATATCGCGGATCGTTTCGATCTCTGCCTCTGCGATGTCTGGGGCGTCGTCCATAACGGCGTCGCCGCCTTCCAGGGCGCGGTCGAGGCGTTGGTCGCGATGCGCGAGCGGGGCATCACCGTGGTGCTGGTGACCAATGCGCCGCGCCCCTGCTCTGTCATCGGAGAGCAACTGGCGAGCTTCGACGTGCCGGCCTCGGCCTGGGATGAGATCGTCACCTCGGGGGATGTCTGCCGCGCCCTGATCCGGGAGCGCGCCGGCCGGCCCATGTTCAGGCTCGGGCCCGAGCGCGACCTGCCGCTGGTCGCAGGCCTCGACGCGCCCGAAGTCGCGCCGGAGGCGGCGGAGTACGTGCTCTGCACCGGGCTGCGCGACGACGAGACCGACACGGCCGAGACCTATGCCGGGCTTCTCGACGGCTTTGCGGCCCGCGGCCTCGAGATGATCTGCGCCAATCCCGACCTCGTCGTCGAGCGCGGCGGCCGCATCGTGCCCTGCGCGGGCTCGGTGGCGCTGGCCTATGAGGAACGCGGCGGCAAGGTGGTCTATGCCGGCAAGCCGCACCGGCCGATCTACGAGGCGGCGCTCGCCATCGCCGAGGAGAAGCGTGGTGCCCCGATCGCGCGGGACCGGATCTGCGCCATCGGCGATGCGATCCGTACCGACATCGCCGGCGCCGACGCCTTCGGCGCGACCGGCATCATGGTGCTGGCGGGCATCCATGCCCAGGATCTGATGGAGGCTTCATGGGACCAGCGCCATGGCTGGTTTCGCCGGCAGAGCCATCGCCCGGTCTATGCGCTGCCGCATCTCGTCTGGTGA
- a CDS encoding type II toxin-antitoxin system prevent-host-death family antitoxin, whose amino-acid sequence MKVVTYSHLRANLAKIMDQAADDHDPVIVTRANGKAAVLLSLEDFGSYEETRYLNASPANAKALEESIAELDRGEGISFGSLEELEAFVEKAVSERQDAAE is encoded by the coding sequence ATGAAAGTCGTGACCTATTCCCATTTGCGCGCCAACCTCGCCAAGATCATGGATCAGGCGGCGGACGATCATGACCCGGTCATCGTGACCCGCGCCAACGGCAAGGCGGCGGTTTTGCTCTCGCTGGAAGATTTCGGCTCCTATGAGGAGACGCGCTATCTGAATGCCAGCCCTGCCAACGCGAAGGCGCTCGAAGAGTCGATTGCCGAACTCGATCGGGGGGAAGGTATCAGCTTCGGTTCGCTCGAAGAGCTTGAGGCCTTTGTCGAGAAAGCGGTGTCTGAGCGCCAAGACGCTGCCGAATGA
- a CDS encoding aspartate aminotransferase family protein: protein MTSAPSPIATPNDLEAFWMPFTANRAFKKNPRMIARADGMYYYTPEGKPIMDGTAGLWCCNAGHKRRPIIEAIQAQAEELDFAPNFQFGHPKVFAAAARVAALAPGDLDHVFFAGSGSEAADTALKIAIAYWNVLGKGSKTRLIGRERGYHGVGFGGISVGGIVSNRKFFGSLLAGSDHMPATYDREKQRFTKGEPDYGAHFADELERIVTLHDASTIAAVMIEPMSGSTGVLPPPKGYLKRLREICTKHGILLIFDEVITGFGRLGHAFAAERYDVVPDMITFAKGVTSGAVPMGGVIVRKPIFDAFMNGPDNAIELFHGYTYSGHPLAAAASLATLDIYRDEGLFERAKTLEPIWADAVMDLKEEPNVLDIRTLGLVAGIDLASRPDGVGKRGYEAMEHAFHNEGLMVRLTGDTLALTPPLIVTEEQIGEIVEKTRRVIRAVAN, encoded by the coding sequence ATGACCTCAGCACCGTCCCCGATCGCGACCCCCAACGACCTTGAGGCCTTCTGGATGCCGTTCACGGCGAACCGGGCCTTCAAGAAAAACCCGCGGATGATCGCGCGGGCGGACGGCATGTATTACTACACCCCCGAGGGCAAGCCGATCATGGACGGCACCGCCGGGCTGTGGTGCTGCAATGCGGGACACAAGCGGCGCCCGATCATCGAGGCGATCCAGGCCCAGGCCGAGGAACTCGACTTCGCGCCGAATTTCCAGTTCGGCCACCCCAAGGTCTTCGCCGCCGCGGCCCGCGTCGCGGCGCTGGCGCCTGGCGATCTCGACCATGTCTTCTTCGCCGGCTCGGGCTCGGAAGCCGCCGACACGGCGCTGAAGATCGCGATCGCCTACTGGAACGTGCTCGGCAAGGGCTCGAAGACGCGGCTGATCGGGCGCGAGCGCGGCTATCACGGCGTCGGCTTCGGCGGCATCTCGGTCGGCGGCATCGTCTCGAACCGGAAGTTCTTCGGCTCGCTGCTGGCGGGCTCCGACCACATGCCCGCGACCTATGACCGCGAGAAGCAGCGCTTCACCAAGGGCGAGCCGGACTATGGCGCGCATTTCGCCGACGAGCTCGAGCGTATCGTCACGCTGCACGACGCCTCGACCATCGCCGCCGTGATGATCGAGCCGATGTCGGGCTCGACCGGCGTGCTGCCGCCGCCCAAGGGCTATCTCAAGCGGCTGCGCGAGATCTGCACCAAGCACGGCATCCTGCTGATCTTCGACGAGGTCATCACCGGCTTCGGCCGTCTCGGCCACGCCTTCGCGGCCGAACGCTACGACGTCGTCCCCGACATGATCACCTTCGCCAAGGGCGTGACCTCGGGCGCCGTGCCGATGGGCGGCGTGATCGTGCGCAAGCCGATCTTCGACGCCTTCATGAACGGGCCCGACAACGCCATCGAGCTGTTCCACGGCTACACTTATTCAGGCCATCCGCTGGCGGCGGCGGCCTCGCTGGCGACGCTCGACATCTACCGGGACGAAGGCCTGTTCGAGCGGGCCAAGACGCTGGAGCCGATCTGGGCCGACGCGGTCATGGACCTCAAGGAAGAGCCCAACGTGCTCGACATCCGCACGCTCGGCCTCGTCGCCGGCATCGACCTCGCCTCGCGGCCCGACGGCGTCGGCAAGCGCGGTTACGAGGCGATGGAGCACGCCTTCCACAATGAGGGGCTGATGGTGCGCCTGACCGGCGACACGCTGGCCCTGACGCCACCGCTGATCGTCACCGAAGAACAGATCGGCGAGATCGTCGAGAAGACGCGTAGGGTGATCCGGGCTGTGGCGAACTGA
- a CDS encoding response regulator, which produces MALDPSMPILVVDDYQTMVRIIRNLLKQLGFENVDDASDGQAAIAKMRDKQYGLVISDWNMEPMTGFELLQRVRQEDALSSTPFIMVTAESKTENVIAAKKAGVNNYIVKPFNAQTLRSKIEAACPV; this is translated from the coding sequence ATGGCTCTCGACCCGTCCATGCCGATCCTGGTGGTCGATGACTACCAGACGATGGTCCGGATCATCCGCAATCTCCTGAAGCAGCTCGGCTTCGAGAATGTCGACGACGCCTCGGACGGCCAGGCCGCGATCGCCAAGATGCGCGACAAGCAGTACGGGCTCGTGATCTCCGACTGGAACATGGAGCCGATGACCGGCTTCGAGCTGCTGCAACGCGTGCGCCAGGAGGATGCCCTGTCGAGCACGCCCTTCATCATGGTCACCGCGGAATCGAAGACCGAGAACGTCATCGCCGCCAAGAAGGCCGGCGTGAACAACTACATCGTGAAGCCGTTCAACGCCCAGACGCTGCGCTCCAAGATCGAAGCCGCCTGCCCCGTCTGA
- a CDS encoding Txe/YoeB family addiction module toxin, which yields MNELVALAAHELKSALKALQLIDECIRTPFTGRGKPEPLRHDKAGWWSRRITDEHRLVYRVIEDRLEIAQCRYHY from the coding sequence ATGAACGAGTTGGTCGCTCTGGCCGCTCATGAGCTCAAATCGGCGCTGAAGGCTCTTCAACTTATCGACGAATGCATTCGCACGCCATTCACCGGCCGTGGCAAGCCCGAGCCATTGCGGCACGACAAGGCCGGCTGGTGGTCTCGCCGCATCACCGACGAACACCGTCTGGTTTATCGCGTCATCGAGGATCGGCTCGAAATCGCGCAGTGCCGGTATCATTATTGA
- a CDS encoding 3-hydroxyacyl-CoA dehydrogenase NAD-binding domain-containing protein — translation MNLVNFRFDIDADGIATATWDMPGRSMNVITPELMGELDQIIDKVASDEAIKGCVITSGKEAFSGGADLTMLQGLRDLYIRLAAEKGEQVAMQSFFDESRKLSLLYRKLETCGKPFAAAIHGVCLGGAFELALACQYRVVSYDASTRVGLPEIKVGLFPGAGGTQRVARLMQTGDALQMMFKGEQVKALPARNTGLVHAVVPRGELVANAKEWLKANPAATAPWDQKGFKLPSNKVYSPAGMQIWPPANAIYRRETNDNYPAARAILSAVYEGLQLPIDLGLRVESRYFAKILRTKEAASMIRSLFVSMQELNKGARRPADIPPSKLKKVGVVGAGFMGAGIAYVSALAGLDVVLVDRDQEAADKGKAYSHKLVSDQIMKGRAKTADRDALLSRITATADYAALKGCDLVVEAVFEDPKVKAEVIAKVEAVVGPKTIFGSNTSTLPITGLATTSQRPQNFIGIHFFSPVEKMLLVEVIMAKKTGKKALAMALDFVRAIRKTPIVVNDTRGFYANRCVGNYIREGHLMLMEGVPPAMIEQAGKQAGMPVGPLSLNDEVAVDLAFKVLKATKAQLGEGAVDPAQEKLLSDMVEKHGRLGRKNRKGFYDYPEAGPKRLWPGLADLVGKRLDPETVDMQELQHRLLVTQALEAARTYEEGVVTDPREADVGSIIGFGFAPYSGGTLSFIDNMGAAAFVKLCEALAKKHGERFKPNRQLKRMAKTGESYYGAAAAKAAA, via the coding sequence ATGAACCTCGTCAATTTCCGCTTCGACATCGACGCTGACGGCATCGCCACCGCGACCTGGGACATGCCCGGCCGCTCGATGAACGTCATCACGCCCGAGCTGATGGGCGAGCTCGACCAGATCATCGACAAGGTCGCCTCGGATGAGGCCATCAAGGGCTGCGTCATCACCTCCGGCAAGGAGGCGTTTTCCGGCGGCGCCGACCTGACCATGCTGCAAGGCCTGCGCGATCTCTACATCCGCCTGGCCGCGGAGAAGGGCGAGCAGGTCGCGATGCAGAGCTTCTTCGACGAGAGCCGCAAGCTGTCGCTGCTCTACCGCAAGCTCGAAACCTGCGGGAAGCCGTTCGCCGCCGCGATCCATGGCGTCTGCCTCGGCGGCGCCTTCGAGCTGGCTCTCGCCTGCCAGTATCGCGTCGTCTCCTACGATGCATCGACCCGCGTCGGCCTGCCCGAGATCAAGGTCGGATTGTTTCCCGGCGCCGGCGGCACCCAGCGCGTCGCACGCCTGATGCAGACCGGCGACGCGCTCCAGATGATGTTCAAGGGCGAGCAGGTGAAGGCGCTCCCGGCGCGCAACACCGGCCTCGTCCATGCCGTCGTGCCGCGCGGAGAGCTCGTCGCCAATGCGAAGGAGTGGCTCAAGGCCAACCCGGCCGCAACCGCGCCCTGGGACCAGAAGGGCTTCAAGCTACCCTCCAACAAGGTCTATTCGCCGGCCGGCATGCAGATCTGGCCGCCCGCCAATGCAATCTATCGCCGTGAGACCAACGACAACTACCCGGCCGCGCGCGCCATCCTGTCGGCCGTCTATGAGGGGCTGCAGCTGCCGATCGATCTCGGCCTGCGCGTCGAGAGCCGCTACTTCGCCAAGATCCTGCGGACGAAGGAGGCGGCGTCGATGATCCGCTCGCTCTTCGTCTCGATGCAGGAGCTGAACAAGGGCGCCCGCCGCCCGGCCGATATCCCGCCCTCGAAGCTGAAGAAGGTCGGCGTCGTCGGCGCCGGCTTCATGGGCGCCGGCATCGCCTATGTCTCGGCGCTGGCCGGGCTCGATGTCGTGCTCGTCGACCGCGACCAGGAGGCTGCCGACAAGGGCAAGGCCTATTCGCACAAGCTGGTTTCCGACCAGATCATGAAGGGCCGCGCCAAGACCGCCGATCGTGATGCGCTGCTTTCCCGCATCACCGCCACCGCCGACTATGCGGCGCTCAAGGGCTGCGATCTCGTCGTCGAGGCCGTCTTCGAGGATCCCAAGGTCAAGGCCGAGGTCATCGCCAAGGTCGAGGCCGTTGTCGGGCCGAAGACCATCTTCGGCTCCAACACCTCGACGCTGCCGATAACCGGCCTCGCTACCACGAGCCAGCGGCCGCAGAACTTCATCGGCATCCATTTCTTCTCGCCGGTCGAGAAGATGCTGCTGGTCGAGGTCATCATGGCGAAGAAGACGGGCAAGAAGGCGCTCGCCATGGCGCTCGATTTCGTCCGCGCGATCAGGAAGACGCCGATCGTCGTCAACGACACGCGCGGCTTCTACGCCAATCGCTGCGTCGGCAACTACATCCGCGAGGGTCACCTCATGCTGATGGAGGGCGTGCCGCCGGCGATGATCGAGCAGGCCGGCAAGCAGGCCGGCATGCCGGTCGGCCCGCTTTCCCTCAATGACGAGGTCGCGGTCGATCTCGCCTTCAAGGTTCTCAAGGCGACCAAGGCGCAGCTCGGGGAGGGCGCGGTCGATCCGGCGCAGGAGAAGCTGCTCTCCGACATGGTCGAGAAGCATGGCCGCCTCGGTCGCAAGAACCGCAAGGGCTTCTACGACTATCCGGAAGCCGGCCCCAAGCGGCTCTGGCCCGGCCTGGCGGATCTGGTCGGCAAGCGACTCGATCCCGAGACGGTCGACATGCAGGAGCTTCAGCATCGGCTGCTGGTGACGCAGGCCTTGGAGGCCGCGCGCACCTATGAGGAAGGCGTCGTCACCGATCCGCGCGAGGCGGACGTCGGCTCGATCATCGGCTTCGGCTTCGCCCCCTATAGCGGCGGCACGCTCTCCTTCATCGACAATATGGGTGCCGCTGCCTTCGTGAAGCTCTGCGAGGCGCTGGCGAAGAAGCATGGCGAACGCTTCAAGCCCAACCGCCAGCTCAAGCGCATGGCCAAGACCGGCGAGAGCTATTACGGCGCAGCGGCCGCGAAGGCCGCGGCCTGA
- a CDS encoding EAL domain-containing protein, whose protein sequence is MAPVRPNALHPLASAVTGLSAGAVLMILLPTPLGTALGLLLAGAGSIGSFWLFERRGLAQREQVLAAVGEVKVRLATNAIRLDALSQRVEQMPMREADAAPARAAINELTAEVGLLGDLIHQVATTLSDHDAALAAVQSRTAPAPEAVPAAAPIVVIDPEAARQERLRVLAAERAEAARQAQEKTAAERAAVISAALSDGKVEVHLQPIVQLPQRRTRGYEALVRLRLDENTLLLPHEFLAVIEERGFGPTLDALVLTRALAIARHLGSKEGDLFVSCNFSTATWSSSKALATLSRILDKYRDHTGHLIIEMPQSVFRGLDPTSLGLLGAMSANGVRFALDQLVDLRLDPVSLFDRGIRFVKAPAALLLEHADAQAADIAAGDLSTLLARASVVLIAEQVEDDPTVADMIDLGVMMGQGLVFSPPRPVKPDVFAEPAPVAAAPEPPPQPAPQPQAAEVVGYPAPPPAPMREAPPERQSFRSVLRRASA, encoded by the coding sequence TTGGCCCCTGTTCGACCGAATGCCCTGCATCCTCTCGCCAGCGCCGTCACCGGGCTGTCGGCGGGCGCGGTCCTGATGATCCTGCTGCCGACGCCGCTGGGAACCGCGCTCGGGCTGCTTCTGGCCGGCGCGGGCTCGATCGGGTCCTTTTGGCTGTTCGAGCGGCGCGGCCTCGCCCAGCGCGAGCAGGTGCTGGCCGCCGTCGGTGAGGTCAAGGTCAGGCTGGCGACCAATGCGATCCGGCTCGACGCCCTGTCGCAACGCGTCGAGCAGATGCCGATGCGCGAGGCGGATGCCGCCCCGGCGCGCGCCGCCATCAACGAACTGACCGCCGAGGTCGGGCTGCTCGGCGACCTGATCCACCAGGTCGCGACGACGCTCTCCGATCACGACGCCGCGCTGGCGGCGGTGCAGTCGCGGACGGCCCCGGCGCCCGAGGCGGTGCCTGCGGCAGCGCCCATCGTGGTGATCGACCCGGAGGCGGCCCGGCAGGAGCGCCTGCGTGTACTGGCGGCCGAGCGGGCCGAAGCGGCGCGGCAGGCGCAGGAGAAGACGGCGGCGGAGCGTGCCGCCGTCATCAGCGCCGCGCTGTCCGACGGCAAGGTCGAGGTTCATCTGCAGCCGATCGTGCAGTTGCCGCAGCGTCGCACCCGGGGCTACGAGGCGCTGGTGCGCCTGCGGCTCGACGAGAACACGCTGCTGCTGCCGCACGAATTCCTCGCCGTCATCGAGGAGCGCGGCTTCGGGCCGACGCTCGATGCGCTCGTGCTGACGCGCGCGCTCGCCATCGCCCGCCATCTCGGCTCGAAGGAGGGTGATCTCTTCGTCTCCTGCAATTTCAGCACGGCGACCTGGAGTTCCTCGAAGGCGCTGGCGACCCTGTCGCGCATCCTCGACAAATATCGCGACCACACCGGCCATCTCATCATCGAGATGCCGCAGAGCGTCTTCCGCGGCCTCGATCCGACGAGTCTGGGCCTGCTCGGGGCGATGTCGGCCAATGGCGTGCGCTTCGCGCTCGACCAACTCGTCGATCTCAGGCTCGATCCGGTCTCGCTGTTCGATCGCGGCATCCGCTTCGTCAAGGCGCCGGCAGCGCTGCTGCTGGAGCATGCCGATGCGCAGGCCGCCGATATCGCCGCGGGCGATCTTTCGACCTTGCTGGCGCGGGCCTCGGTGGTCCTGATCGCCGAGCAGGTCGAAGATGATCCGACGGTCGCCGACATGATCGATCTCGGCGTCATGATGGGGCAAGGGCTGGTCTTCTCGCCGCCGCGGCCGGTCAAGCCGGACGTCTTCGCCGAACCCGCCCCGGTGGCTGCGGCGCCCGAGCCGCCTCCGCAACCCGCGCCGCAGCCTCAGGCGGCCGAGGTCGTCGGCTATCCTGCGCCTCCGCCCGCGCCGATGCGGGAGGCGCCGCCGGAGCGGCAGTCGTTCCGCTCGGTGCTGCGCCGGGCCAGCGCCTGA
- a CDS encoding peptide deformylase, which yields MTVLPIVRFPDPRLRAVAEPVEHFDADLRRLANNLLETMRAAPGVGITAPHVGVMLRLVVLELSPGEVRSYVNPTLLWLSPETSRATEGSVSMPGVTEEVERAARVRLSYRDLDGAEHAEEADGFLAVCHQHEIDQLDGIFWLQRLSRLKRERVISRYGKLQRS from the coding sequence ATGACGGTCCTGCCGATCGTCCGGTTCCCCGATCCGCGCCTGCGCGCGGTCGCGGAGCCGGTCGAGCATTTCGACGCCGATTTGCGCCGTCTCGCCAACAATCTGCTGGAGACGATGCGGGCGGCGCCCGGCGTCGGCATCACCGCGCCGCATGTCGGCGTGATGCTGCGCCTCGTCGTCCTCGAATTGTCACCGGGCGAGGTCCGGAGCTACGTCAATCCGACGCTCCTCTGGTTGTCGCCGGAAACGAGCCGCGCCACCGAAGGCAGCGTCTCGATGCCAGGTGTCACCGAGGAGGTCGAGCGCGCGGCCAGGGTGCGCCTGAGCTATCGGGATCTCGACGGTGCCGAGCATGCCGAGGAGGCCGACGGCTTCCTCGCGGTCTGCCACCAGCACGAGATCGACCAGCTCGACGGCATCTTCTGGCTGCAACGCCTCTCGCGCCTGAAACGCGAGAGGGTGATCTCGCGCTACGGCAAGCTGCAGCGGAGCTAG
- a CDS encoding tetratricopeptide repeat protein, which yields MDESGAALEPADDAFQALIRAGLARALASDAFRAAPQLSAFLGFIVERAIEGRSSELKGYTIAVEAFGRPADFDPQTDPIVRVEAGRLRRTLAQYYAGEGADDPVRIAMPVGGYVPVFERTGQQPAAMPDREEVTVPAAIDGSAFEPPVAPEPPPESPPERWLSKRWPVIAGAALGIALVPLGAWYLGVPGTAPEPDVAAIAPSRAPVTVARPASPAVPSQPTIVAVTIPDLSGDPKLAALAGRFSRFLVDALARFDDLVTVKVPPMGDAAPADAAYVFEMTGQMVDGTLESFGRLRSVADGRIVWSASSTRPMSVDDADLPDIARRLAIRLAEPFGIIHADIRQNVASGPMRCIYQALDVRRTMKPEDHLAARKCIQDLIAHDPAFHPAWTQLTFLTLAEYTTGLNPQAGSPLERALATALMAVRLAPSSARAQQAMMDALFARGATDEAIRAGREALVRNPYDADIMAGVGARYIQLNRPAEGLPLVERAIELSAGRPPAYDFFALLGGRLLGAGQLSRGHGEFLGADSNPYALLGRALQAAQKGSDTDKAEALAALRQSSSLFETDPRLWLMRKGFGIEVIERILADLGIATP from the coding sequence ATGGACGAAAGCGGCGCAGCTTTGGAGCCGGCGGACGACGCGTTCCAGGCGTTGATCCGCGCTGGACTCGCGCGCGCTCTGGCGTCGGATGCGTTTCGCGCTGCTCCGCAGCTTTCCGCTTTTCTCGGCTTCATCGTCGAACGCGCCATCGAAGGGCGCAGTTCGGAGCTGAAGGGCTATACGATCGCGGTCGAGGCATTCGGCCGCCCCGCCGATTTCGATCCGCAGACGGACCCGATCGTGCGCGTCGAGGCCGGCCGCCTGCGCCGGACGCTCGCCCAGTACTATGCCGGCGAAGGCGCCGACGATCCGGTACGGATCGCGATGCCGGTCGGTGGCTATGTCCCGGTCTTCGAAAGGACCGGGCAGCAGCCGGCCGCGATGCCGGATCGCGAGGAGGTCACGGTGCCGGCGGCGATCGACGGTTCGGCGTTCGAGCCGCCCGTCGCGCCGGAGCCTCCGCCGGAATCGCCGCCGGAGCGCTGGCTGTCGAAACGCTGGCCGGTTATTGCCGGCGCGGCGCTTGGCATCGCGCTGGTGCCGCTGGGCGCCTGGTATCTCGGCGTGCCCGGCACCGCGCCGGAGCCGGACGTCGCCGCCATCGCGCCGTCCCGCGCGCCTGTGACCGTTGCCCGGCCCGCGTCACCGGCCGTGCCGTCGCAGCCGACGATCGTGGCGGTGACGATTCCGGACCTGAGCGGTGACCCGAAGCTCGCTGCTCTCGCGGGCCGTTTCTCCCGCTTTCTGGTCGACGCCCTGGCGCGGTTCGATGATCTCGTCACGGTCAAGGTGCCGCCGATGGGCGACGCTGCCCCGGCCGATGCCGCCTATGTCTTCGAGATGACGGGCCAGATGGTCGACGGCACGCTGGAAAGCTTCGGGCGCCTCCGTTCGGTCGCGGATGGCCGCATCGTCTGGTCGGCCTCGTCGACACGGCCGATGAGCGTCGACGATGCCGATCTGCCCGATATCGCCCGCCGTCTGGCGATCCGGCTGGCCGAGCCTTTCGGTATCATCCACGCCGATATCCGGCAGAACGTGGCGTCCGGACCGATGCGCTGCATCTACCAGGCCCTCGATGTCCGCCGCACCATGAAGCCCGAGGACCATCTCGCCGCGCGCAAATGCATCCAGGATCTGATCGCACACGATCCCGCCTTCCACCCTGCCTGGACGCAACTGACGTTTCTCACCCTGGCGGAATACACCACCGGCCTGAACCCGCAGGCGGGCTCGCCACTCGAGCGGGCATTGGCGACCGCGCTGATGGCGGTCCGGCTGGCCCCCTCCAGTGCCCGGGCCCAGCAGGCGATGATGGACGCCCTCTTCGCGCGCGGCGCAACCGACGAAGCGATCAGGGCCGGGCGCGAGGCGCTGGTCCGCAACCCGTATGATGCCGACATCATGGCTGGTGTGGGCGCGCGCTACATCCAGTTGAACCGCCCCGCCGAGGGACTTCCCCTCGTGGAGCGGGCGATCGAACTCAGTGCCGGCCGCCCGCCAGCCTATGATTTCTTCGCCCTGCTCGGGGGGCGCCTGCTGGGCGCCGGGCAGCTTTCGCGTGGCCATGGCGAGTTTCTGGGCGCCGATTCCAACCCTTATGCCTTGCTCGGCCGGGCGCTCCAGGCTGCACAGAAGGGCAGCGATACCGACAAGGCGGAAGCGCTTGCCGCCCTGCGCCAGAGTTCCTCGCTCTTCGAGACAGACCCGCGTCTCTGGCTGATGCGCAAGGGCTTCGGCATCGAGGTGATCGAGCGCATCCTCGCCGATCTCGGCATCGCCACGCCCTGA